A genomic region of Methanothermobacter sp. CaT2 contains the following coding sequences:
- the fhcD gene encoding formylmethanofuran--tetrahydromethanopterin N-formyltransferase, protein MEINGVEIEDTFAEAFGIKVSRVLVTAATKKLAKIAATEATGYGTSVIGCPAEAGIDCYVPPEETPDGRPGYIIMICNPSKKSLDHELLERIGMGILTAPTTAVFDALDDEDEKLNIGFKLKFFGDGYEKELEIDGRKIHSIPIMSGDFLIESEFGIKDGVAGGNFFIMGDSQSSALLAAQAAVDAIAAVEGTVTPFPGGVVASGSKVGSNKYKFLNASTNEKMCVTLKDEVEDTQIPENVNGVYEIVIDGVDEEAVREAMKEGIKAACTVPGIIKISAGNYGGNLGAYKIKLHDLF, encoded by the coding sequence ATGGAGATAAATGGTGTTGAAATAGAAGACACATTTGCAGAGGCCTTTGGCATAAAGGTTTCAAGGGTTCTTGTAACCGCAGCAACAAAAAAACTTGCCAAAATAGCAGCAACCGAGGCAACAGGTTACGGTACCTCAGTTATAGGGTGCCCCGCAGAGGCTGGCATCGACTGCTATGTTCCACCTGAGGAGACACCTGACGGAAGACCAGGGTACATTATAATGATATGCAACCCATCCAAGAAGAGCCTTGACCATGAGCTACTTGAAAGGATAGGGATGGGCATCCTCACAGCACCAACCACAGCCGTCTTCGATGCACTGGATGATGAGGATGAGAAGCTCAACATAGGATTCAAACTCAAATTCTTCGGTGACGGCTACGAAAAGGAACTTGAAATTGATGGAAGAAAGATCCACTCAATCCCAATAATGTCAGGGGACTTCCTGATTGAAAGTGAGTTCGGAATAAAGGATGGAGTGGCCGGCGGAAACTTCTTCATAATGGGCGACAGCCAGTCATCAGCGCTCCTGGCTGCACAGGCAGCTGTTGATGCCATAGCCGCAGTTGAAGGTACTGTAACACCCTTCCCTGGTGGAGTGGTTGCTTCAGGATCAAAGGTCGGTTCAAACAAGTACAAATTCCTCAATGCATCAACCAATGAGAAGATGTGTGTGACCCTCAAGGACGAGGTTGAGGACACCCAGATACCTGAAAACGTCAACGGGGTCTACGAGATAGTCATAGACGGTGTTGATGAAGAGGCTGTAAGGGAGGCCATGAAGGAGGGTATAAAGGCTGCCTGCACGGTTCCAGGTATAATAAAGATAAGTGCAGGAAACTACGGCGGCAACCTCGGGGCCTACAAGATAAAACTCCATGACCTGTTCTGA
- a CDS encoding bifunctional ADP-dependent NAD(P)H-hydrate dehydratase/NAD(P)H-hydrate epimerase: protein MKPVDMAAADINAEYLGVPRLSLMENAGRAVAEEIGNAVDEGRVAIFCGSGGNGGDGFVAARHLLNMGFDVEVQLLSHPERIGSEEALVNWKVLGAMQPHPGGFRVEVVRDSSEINPPDADVVVDAILGTGVRGSLREPSRSAIEIINRSDAFRVSVDIPSGLNPETGSVDDIAVSADLTVTFHRMKDGLNVADPAVTGEIVVRDIGIPPAAEVFMGPGDLLRMPSRSPGSHKGENGRVLIIGGSRQYSGAPAIAAKAALRAGADIVMVAAPESAARAIRSLSPDIIVRELDGGYIGMESLDEILELAEKSDSVLMGCGAGRETSTARTFLRVIEDLHEMEKPLILDADALRLMDYSDVSEYRELTVTPHMAEFRSFFKLKSMIFDDFRERVSAFQSISSRIMGTVLLKGRIDMIFQGDRSRLNKTGCPGMTVGGTGDALAGLTAGLRSLGLSSFDSASLAAFINGMAGELAMEKYGNGFTASDMLDMIPPVMDMGFYGF, encoded by the coding sequence ATGAAACCGGTTGATATGGCTGCAGCAGACATTAACGCGGAATACCTGGGTGTTCCAAGACTATCCCTCATGGAGAACGCAGGGAGAGCTGTGGCAGAGGAGATAGGGAATGCGGTGGATGAGGGGAGGGTTGCTATATTCTGTGGTTCAGGAGGAAACGGAGGAGACGGATTCGTGGCGGCAAGGCACCTCCTTAACATGGGCTTTGACGTGGAGGTCCAGCTACTCAGTCACCCTGAAAGGATAGGCTCAGAGGAGGCCCTCGTAAACTGGAAGGTCCTTGGGGCAATGCAGCCCCATCCAGGCGGATTCAGGGTGGAGGTGGTCAGGGATTCATCTGAAATCAATCCACCGGATGCTGATGTTGTGGTTGACGCCATACTGGGTACGGGTGTACGGGGGTCTCTTAGAGAACCATCGAGGTCAGCCATTGAAATCATAAACAGGTCAGATGCCTTCAGGGTATCTGTGGATATACCGAGCGGTCTGAACCCTGAAACCGGCTCAGTCGATGACATCGCTGTGTCTGCAGACCTGACGGTGACCTTTCACCGGATGAAGGACGGTCTTAATGTTGCGGATCCTGCAGTCACAGGGGAGATCGTTGTGAGGGACATAGGCATACCCCCTGCGGCTGAGGTATTCATGGGCCCGGGTGATCTCCTGAGGATGCCCTCAAGGAGTCCTGGAAGTCATAAGGGCGAAAATGGAAGGGTTCTTATCATAGGGGGAAGCAGACAGTACTCTGGGGCACCGGCAATAGCAGCAAAGGCAGCACTGAGGGCGGGAGCCGATATCGTAATGGTGGCAGCTCCGGAGAGTGCCGCCAGGGCCATCAGGTCACTCTCACCTGACATCATAGTCCGGGAACTCGATGGGGGCTACATTGGAATGGAATCCCTTGATGAAATCCTTGAACTTGCAGAAAAGTCTGATTCAGTTCTCATGGGCTGTGGTGCAGGCAGGGAGACGTCAACGGCCAGGACGTTCCTGAGGGTCATTGAGGACCTCCATGAAATGGAAAAGCCACTCATACTCGATGCGGATGCACTCAGGCTCATGGATTACTCTGATGTCAGTGAATACAGGGAACTGACCGTGACACCCCACATGGCCGAGTTCCGCAGCTTCTTTAAGCTGAAATCCATGATATTTGATGACTTCAGGGAACGTGTATCTGCCTTCCAGTCAATCTCATCCAGGATAATGGGGACGGTCCTCCTCAAGGGGAGAATTGACATGATATTCCAGGGGGACAGGTCACGTCTCAACAAAACAGGGTGCCCTGGAATGACCGTTGGGGGTACTGGGGACGCCCTTGCAGGTTTAACAGCTGGTTTGCGTTCACTGGGCCTTTCATCCTTTGATTCCGCTTCACTGGCAGCGTTCATAAATGGGATGGCAGGTGAGCTGGCGATGGAGAAGTATGGCAATGGCTTCACAGCATCTGATATGCTTGATATGATCCCCCCTGTGATGGATATGGGGTTCTATGGTTTTTGA
- a CDS encoding cation:proton antiporter subunit C: MISLQLASLLTAGSLMVIGAVAVIFIDNLIKKVIALSFIADGVNLFLVTLGYKPGGIVYIYLPGMSGSWFAQNAAYPLPFALVLTSIVIGASTLAVMLGIIIILYHKHGTISASKVLEE, encoded by the coding sequence ATGATATCCCTACAGCTGGCATCACTTCTGACGGCAGGAAGCCTCATGGTCATAGGCGCCGTTGCAGTGATCTTCATAGACAATCTCATAAAGAAGGTTATAGCCCTCTCCTTCATAGCCGACGGTGTTAACCTCTTCCTTGTGACCCTCGGATATAAACCGGGGGGCATAGTCTACATCTACCTGCCAGGAATGTCAGGGTCATGGTTTGCCCAGAACGCAGCCTACCCCCTCCCCTTTGCACTGGTGCTCACCAGCATAGTCATAGGGGCCAGCACCCTGGCTGTCATGCTCGGCATAATAATAATACTGTACCATAAACACGGCACCATCAGCGCATCGAAGGTGCTTGAAGAGTGA
- the ehbF gene encoding energy conserving hydrogenase EhbF yields MNPLIPVMVVLPILCALLLNLLHGRDRTVRALAVAVAVLLPIIPLLAGYGVHYFGGYAPLSENSTIAAGLPGSIKSSYLYSFHPAITYVFGSAQRIFLLILSVVTFLAVLTSLNEVRRPSGVYAFLMFMGTAAVTAIVLTDDIFNLYVFFEIAALAQVGVVLCSGVERNYETALKYMMIGGVAAPMLLLGVAILLALTGNVNISDIVYSMRSGLVNPGSPLFLLASALLIFGWLYGTGLPPFHTIKSAIYSKALPHGSALLQAFSVFTFTALAIVILRMFYHVPLVRWVMVFFSLAGMVLGISMALMQTDLRRMIGFLAVGELGYIGIGLGLGTAASISAGLFQAVNEALITACIFLGFGTIFYMTGKTDPEGMGGLLAYKPGLAGLVMLSGFIMAGVPPFNVFQSKLRLIQAAIQAGFPELGILMILLSIVTFMTFMRAFYSVYLKPEPRGMELESRSVPRSTVFSMVVLIIICTVLGIAPWLATSQFTALIQGLII; encoded by the coding sequence ATGAATCCACTCATACCGGTCATGGTGGTTTTACCGATTCTATGCGCACTTCTCCTGAACCTCCTGCATGGAAGGGACAGGACTGTACGGGCACTGGCAGTTGCAGTGGCGGTCCTTCTTCCCATAATACCCCTACTTGCAGGTTACGGTGTCCATTACTTTGGAGGATACGCGCCTCTATCTGAAAATTCAACAATTGCAGCGGGTCTGCCGGGTTCCATAAAATCGTCCTATCTGTACTCATTCCACCCGGCGATAACCTATGTGTTTGGAAGCGCCCAGAGGATATTTCTCCTGATACTCTCAGTGGTAACATTCCTGGCGGTTCTAACCTCACTCAATGAGGTCAGAAGGCCATCCGGGGTCTATGCATTCCTGATGTTCATGGGGACCGCCGCTGTCACAGCAATAGTCCTCACGGACGACATATTCAACCTTTATGTCTTCTTTGAGATAGCGGCCCTGGCACAGGTGGGTGTGGTCCTGTGTTCGGGGGTGGAGCGTAACTATGAAACCGCCCTCAAGTACATGATGATAGGGGGTGTTGCGGCCCCCATGCTGCTGCTGGGTGTGGCCATCCTCCTGGCTCTGACAGGTAACGTGAACATATCTGACATCGTATATTCCATGAGGAGCGGTCTCGTTAACCCGGGAAGCCCGCTGTTCCTCCTGGCATCAGCACTGCTCATCTTCGGATGGCTTTATGGGACAGGATTGCCACCGTTCCACACAATAAAATCTGCCATCTACAGCAAGGCCCTCCCCCACGGATCCGCACTCCTCCAGGCCTTCTCTGTCTTCACATTCACGGCCCTGGCCATTGTGATACTCAGAATGTTCTACCATGTCCCCCTCGTCAGGTGGGTCATGGTGTTCTTCTCCCTGGCGGGGATGGTCCTCGGTATAAGCATGGCACTCATGCAGACCGATCTGAGGAGGATGATAGGTTTCCTTGCAGTGGGGGAACTGGGATACATAGGGATAGGTCTTGGACTCGGAACAGCCGCCAGCATATCAGCCGGACTATTCCAGGCAGTAAACGAGGCCCTGATAACAGCATGCATATTCCTGGGCTTTGGAACCATATTCTACATGACGGGTAAAACAGACCCGGAGGGCATGGGGGGCCTACTGGCATATAAGCCAGGACTCGCGGGCCTTGTGATGCTGTCAGGGTTCATAATGGCAGGTGTGCCCCCATTCAACGTATTCCAGAGCAAACTCCGTCTGATCCAGGCAGCGATCCAGGCAGGGTTCCCTGAGCTCGGCATCCTCATGATACTCCTCAGCATAGTAACCTTCATGACATTCATGAGGGCATTCTATTCGGTTTACCTCAAACCGGAGCCCAGGGGGATGGAACTTGAATCCAGGTCCGTGCCCAGGTCAACGGTCTTCTCAATGGTGGTGCTCATCATAATCTGCACCGTCCTAGGAATCGCACCATGGCTTGCAACCTCACAGTTCACGGCACTCATACAGGGTCTTATAATATGA
- a CDS encoding 3H domain-containing protein translates to MPPQRNPMESIQYVPISIIYYALAALTALIVYGILGSIYIMGLDFYNAVYFTIITIATVGYGDIIPLTIPQKIFSVTLALGGVGLIAYVFSLTVSVVTMTLQDTISGARIRRLMQSMNNHFILCGFGRVGSAVFKELQKRNQKSIIIEKDREIVEKELWDDPNVLAIPESAADEETLRAAGIKRARGVIITTGDDVDNLFITLTCRELNPDIWIVTRASKRENIKRLYRAGANRVISPEISGGEDIYFAAMEPTMVKITVKHDVDDIGREARIILKHGCTLEDIEYHLPEFKEPLVRKIGVSEGGELERFLKILERDPARKSSLKRIYESVSGIHSHWISGPDRESIDAVIDELKSEGILLGVNLNDEEIKDVARKHGRLVEIIIKPEMSIVENHGVDDIRREAEIIINHGCTIEDIEYYLPGFSEPLRRNVGVSSMEEIGSFIKTLRSEPRKLESLDRLYTLSGGGIHSHRISGPDSKSLELVERELKKEGFLIGVNLKLSEIKSIIQESGRVVEMLLKHDLGNMDDKEIIIQRGGRILDSKHYLPGVKQVVTRNLNIRNMDDLKRCMEELETPDARRSLKALYSISRNIHSHTVAAADVRIIRKIEEDLRKRGILLGVNLTEDEIWEIVESEMMEKFCIE, encoded by the coding sequence ATGCCACCTCAAAGGAATCCAATGGAGAGTATCCAGTACGTTCCCATCTCAATCATATACTACGCCCTCGCAGCCCTGACAGCCCTCATAGTATATGGCATACTGGGTTCAATCTACATAATGGGCCTTGACTTCTACAACGCAGTCTACTTCACCATTATAACCATTGCAACCGTTGGTTACGGGGATATAATCCCTCTTACCATACCCCAGAAGATATTCTCCGTGACACTGGCCCTAGGTGGTGTGGGGCTGATTGCATACGTTTTCAGCTTAACCGTTTCGGTGGTTACAATGACCCTGCAGGATACCATATCAGGCGCCCGGATACGCAGGTTGATGCAGTCAATGAACAACCACTTCATTCTCTGTGGTTTTGGCCGTGTTGGATCTGCTGTTTTTAAGGAGCTCCAGAAAAGGAACCAGAAGAGCATAATAATTGAGAAGGACCGTGAGATAGTTGAAAAGGAACTATGGGATGATCCCAATGTCCTTGCGATACCCGAGAGCGCCGCAGATGAGGAGACCCTCAGGGCGGCCGGGATAAAAAGGGCCAGGGGGGTTATAATAACAACAGGCGACGACGTCGACAACCTCTTCATAACACTCACCTGCAGAGAGCTTAACCCCGACATATGGATCGTGACAAGAGCCAGCAAGAGGGAGAACATCAAAAGGCTGTACCGTGCAGGGGCCAACCGGGTCATCTCACCCGAAATCAGTGGAGGAGAGGACATCTACTTCGCAGCCATGGAACCAACAATGGTGAAGATAACCGTTAAGCATGATGTTGACGACATTGGAAGGGAGGCCAGAATAATACTGAAACATGGCTGCACACTGGAGGACATAGAATACCACCTCCCTGAATTCAAGGAGCCCCTGGTGAGGAAGATTGGTGTATCTGAGGGCGGGGAACTTGAAAGGTTCCTGAAGATCCTTGAGAGGGACCCGGCCAGGAAGAGCTCCCTTAAAAGGATCTATGAATCCGTCAGCGGCATACATTCCCACTGGATATCCGGGCCTGACAGGGAGAGCATAGACGCTGTTATCGATGAACTCAAATCAGAGGGGATACTGCTGGGTGTGAACCTCAATGATGAGGAGATAAAGGATGTTGCAAGGAAACACGGTCGTCTCGTTGAAATAATAATAAAGCCTGAGATGAGCATCGTTGAAAACCACGGGGTCGATGACATCAGGAGAGAGGCTGAGATCATAATAAATCATGGCTGCACCATTGAGGATATAGAGTACTATCTCCCGGGATTCTCAGAACCCCTCAGAAGGAATGTGGGGGTTAGCTCCATGGAAGAAATCGGCAGTTTCATAAAGACCCTCAGGAGTGAACCCCGTAAACTTGAATCCCTTGACAGGCTCTACACCCTTTCAGGTGGTGGGATACACTCCCACAGAATTTCAGGGCCTGACTCAAAGAGCCTTGAGCTGGTGGAAAGGGAACTCAAAAAGGAGGGTTTCCTGATAGGAGTCAACCTCAAGCTCAGTGAAATCAAATCAATAATACAGGAGTCAGGCCGCGTTGTTGAGATGCTGCTGAAGCATGACCTCGGAAACATGGATGACAAGGAAATAATAATCCAGAGGGGTGGCCGTATCCTTGACTCAAAGCACTACCTCCCGGGGGTTAAACAGGTCGTTACAAGGAACCTCAACATAAGGAACATGGATGATCTGAAAAGGTGTATGGAGGAACTGGAAACCCCGGACGCCCGAAGGTCTCTGAAGGCCCTCTACAGCATATCCCGGAACATACACTCCCACACAGTGGCTGCAGCCGACGTCAGGATTATAAGGAAAATTGAAGAGGATCTCAGGAAAAGGGGCATACTGCTCGGTGTTAACCTCACCGAGGACGAGATATGGGAAATAGTTGAAAGTGAGATGATGGAAAAATTCTGCATAGAATAA
- a CDS encoding DUF4040 domain-containing protein: protein MIEYVIMIIAILGAVLALVQRDLLKAAILTGVPGAAIAALYQLLLAPDVALTQAIVGSAIIPVFFALAAYKTMRMEEE from the coding sequence ATGATTGAATACGTGATAATGATCATAGCCATACTCGGAGCTGTACTGGCCCTTGTCCAGAGGGACCTCCTCAAGGCAGCCATACTCACAGGGGTCCCGGGGGCAGCAATAGCCGCCCTCTACCAGTTACTCCTTGCACCGGACGTCGCCCTGACACAGGCAATAGTCGGGTCAGCGATAATACCGGTATTCTTTGCCCTTGCAGCCTACAAGACAATGAGAATGGAGGAAGAATGA
- a CDS encoding monovalent cation/H+ antiporter complex subunit F yields the protein MDILMIAEYTLLASLAVFSIAAVRIATRRSIGMGLVGISGLSIAIATILILINRMYGVGFCRDIAYALVLLGPVGTIAFARVLRG from the coding sequence ATGGATATACTGATGATCGCAGAGTACACGCTTCTCGCATCCCTTGCAGTATTCAGCATTGCAGCCGTGAGGATAGCAACACGCAGAAGTATAGGGATGGGTCTTGTGGGGATCTCAGGTCTGAGCATAGCCATTGCAACCATACTCATACTCATAAACAGGATGTACGGTGTCGGGTTCTGCCGTGACATAGCCTACGCCCTGGTCCTTCTTGGACCTGTTGGTACAATAGCATTTGCAAGGGTTCTGAGGGGTTGA
- a CDS encoding monovalent cation/H+ antiporter subunit E, with amino-acid sequence MFITRILYGIAYFLVLIYEILKATVDVAARTLNGNVKPVIVEIETELTRPVSQTILANSITLTPGTLSIDLDSENRILKVAAIYPREREDIIPFEPYIKGMLE; translated from the coding sequence ATGTTTATCACGAGGATTCTGTACGGCATCGCCTACTTCCTGGTCCTGATATATGAAATACTCAAGGCAACGGTTGACGTGGCAGCAAGAACCCTGAATGGAAATGTAAAGCCTGTAATAGTTGAGATAGAGACGGAACTCACAAGGCCAGTGTCCCAGACAATACTCGCAAACAGCATAACACTCACACCGGGAACCCTTTCCATTGACCTGGATTCTGAAAACAGGATCCTGAAGGTTGCAGCCATCTACCCGCGGGAAAGGGAGGACATAATCCCCTTTGAGCCCTACATAAAGGGGATGCTTGAATAG
- a CDS encoding metal-dependent hydrolase, whose translation MSSYRKHALISIIMAIPVFPAVFPVALALIGAMIPDMDHEVKSGSVSTIFLLGLVIFLVFYILGLPYLAGIALMDLALIFYLSGHRGFTHSLIGALILSACLTVFVLASFFLLRSLGLDGRASLVVILTVLGFIILNRLLILPFVLVTLLGVFLTDFPVMNLYTIMGPLLLGFISHDMLDSFTPSGVRFMRPLSGRTFRRGFGVLMLVLWAILAVYSLSGV comes from the coding sequence TTGTCATCTTACAGGAAACATGCTCTTATTTCAATTATAATGGCCATCCCAGTATTTCCGGCTGTTTTCCCGGTGGCACTGGCGCTTATAGGGGCCATGATACCTGATATGGACCATGAGGTTAAATCTGGGAGTGTTTCAACGATATTCCTCCTTGGACTTGTGATATTCCTGGTGTTCTACATCCTGGGGCTTCCGTACCTTGCTGGAATAGCCCTGATGGACCTGGCCCTGATATTTTACCTTTCAGGGCACAGGGGATTCACACATTCTCTTATCGGGGCGCTTATACTCTCAGCATGTCTGACGGTCTTTGTACTGGCATCGTTCTTCCTTCTGAGGTCACTGGGTCTTGATGGAAGGGCTTCTCTTGTGGTTATACTGACGGTCCTTGGATTCATAATTCTGAACAGGTTGCTGATTCTGCCCTTTGTGCTGGTGACACTCCTGGGGGTTTTCCTCACGGACTTCCCTGTCATGAACCTTTACACGATAATGGGACCACTGCTCCTGGGCTTCATAAGTCATGATATGCTTGACTCCTTCACACCCTCCGGGGTGCGCTTCATGAGGCCACTATCAGGGAGGACATTCCGCAGGGGCTTCGGGGTCCTGATGCTTGTTTTATGGGCGATTCTGGCGGTTTATTCTCTTTCAGGTGTTTAA
- a CDS encoding argininosuccinate synthase, with protein MDKVVLAFSGGLDTSVCIKLLEEKYNMEVITACVDVGQPRNEIERPAMVAEKLGNYRHYTIDARREFAEDYIFPAIKANAVYEGYPLSTALARPLIAKKIVEVAEKEGASAIAHGCTGKGNDQFRFEAVIRSTTDLDVIAPIRDLNLTRTEEMEYARSCGIPLPSDKLYSIDENLWGRAIEGDILEDPMVEPPEDAFEWTRPIHETPEDPETLEVEFRHGVPVALNGEELEPLEIIGLANEVAGKHGIGRVDIMEDRIIGMKSREVYETPAAFLLLEAHRGLEQLTLTRSELRFADIISSTYAELVYSGLWHDPLREDLDMAVNHMQRRVTGTVRVKLHRGSMRVTGRKSPYSLYSEEIVSFEDKTLDQREMAGMVKNYALQAAIYSRVCRKES; from the coding sequence GTGGATAAAGTGGTTCTTGCTTTCAGTGGAGGCCTTGACACATCAGTGTGTATCAAACTCCTTGAGGAAAAGTATAACATGGAGGTCATAACTGCCTGTGTGGATGTTGGTCAGCCGCGGAATGAAATTGAAAGACCCGCCATGGTTGCCGAGAAACTCGGAAACTACAGACACTACACAATAGATGCACGGAGGGAGTTCGCAGAGGACTACATATTTCCAGCCATAAAGGCCAATGCGGTTTACGAGGGTTACCCCCTCAGCACTGCCCTTGCAAGGCCTCTGATAGCTAAAAAGATAGTCGAAGTGGCCGAGAAGGAGGGTGCATCTGCAATAGCCCATGGATGCACCGGTAAGGGTAACGACCAGTTCCGTTTCGAGGCTGTTATAAGGTCAACAACGGACCTGGATGTCATCGCCCCAATAAGGGACCTTAACCTCACAAGGACAGAGGAGATGGAATACGCCAGATCCTGTGGGATACCACTCCCCTCAGACAAGCTCTACAGTATAGATGAGAACCTCTGGGGCCGTGCAATAGAGGGAGACATCCTGGAGGACCCAATGGTTGAGCCACCTGAGGATGCCTTTGAATGGACAAGACCCATCCATGAGACCCCGGAGGACCCTGAGACCCTTGAAGTTGAGTTCCGCCACGGTGTTCCGGTTGCATTGAATGGTGAGGAACTGGAGCCCCTTGAAATCATAGGCCTTGCAAATGAGGTGGCAGGAAAACATGGCATTGGTAGGGTCGACATAATGGAGGACCGTATAATAGGTATGAAGAGCCGGGAGGTCTATGAGACACCGGCGGCCTTCCTGCTCCTGGAGGCCCACAGGGGCCTGGAGCAGCTTACACTCACAAGGAGTGAACTCAGGTTTGCCGACATAATAAGCAGCACCTATGCTGAACTGGTGTACAGTGGTCTGTGGCATGACCCCCTCCGTGAGGACCTTGACATGGCAGTAAACCACATGCAGAGGCGTGTCACCGGTACAGTCAGGGTTAAACTACACAGGGGTAGCATGCGTGTCACTGGAAGGAAGTCACCCTACAGCCTATACAGTGAGGAAATAGTATCCTTTGAGGATAAGACCCTTGATCAGAGGGAGATGGCCGGGATGGTCAAAAACTATGCCCTCCAGGCTGCCATATACAGCAGGGTTTGCAGGAAGGAGAGCTGA
- a CDS encoding succinylglutamate desuccinylase/aspartoacylase family protein, translating into MFVSEDSVEVSLIHDGSGGDITRNPSLKPYIHDRYPRVIAEYSLKGTVMLSLGSGRPSVMVVAGVHGNEIPPQLAAMRLLEHLASSDISGKVHVIPIAAPWATMKNIRWCRGRDLNRSAGTPGSVTNAIFRRALELGVDALADFHSTAPGSRPGVEGVFCSEEPEPESVEIARHITSRTSSRVLCYERASSSYMGALEDECNLAGIPSVTCEVVSENGTVREGSYERSLLQMKLFLEYMGILVEGVPGCL; encoded by the coding sequence ATGTTTGTAAGTGAGGATTCAGTTGAGGTTTCACTGATACATGATGGTTCGGGAGGGGATATCACCAGGAACCCCTCATTAAAGCCTTATATACATGATAGGTATCCTCGGGTCATTGCAGAATACTCCCTCAAGGGGACTGTAATGCTTAGCCTGGGCTCTGGAAGGCCATCTGTCATGGTTGTGGCCGGTGTCCATGGAAACGAGATACCCCCACAGTTAGCGGCCATGCGCCTTCTGGAGCACCTCGCATCATCTGATATCTCTGGAAAGGTTCATGTTATACCCATCGCCGCCCCCTGGGCCACCATGAAGAACATTCGCTGGTGCAGGGGCCGTGACCTTAACCGTTCAGCCGGCACACCCGGCTCGGTTACAAATGCCATATTCAGGAGAGCACTTGAACTCGGGGTTGATGCCCTGGCTGACTTTCATTCAACTGCACCCGGGAGCAGACCCGGTGTTGAGGGAGTTTTCTGCTCAGAGGAACCTGAACCAGAGAGTGTTGAGATAGCCCGCCACATAACTTCAAGGACCTCATCCAGGGTCCTGTGTTATGAGAGGGCTTCCTCCAGTTACATGGGCGCCCTGGAGGACGAATGCAACCTTGCAGGCATACCATCTGTCACATGTGAGGTTGTATCTGAGAATGGAACTGTCAGGGAGGGCAGTTATGAGAGGTCCCTCCTCCAGATGAAGTTATTCCTGGAGTACATGGGAATCCTGGTGGAGGGGGTGCCTGGCTGTCTTTGA
- a CDS encoding pro-sigmaK processing inhibitor BofA family protein yields MEGLSFLILIVIATFIVAGGLASLRILMGLGKRVLTVAGNMVAGLILLLAVNILPFINIPLNPLTVLVAGFGGITGVGILLLGNIIGLI; encoded by the coding sequence ATGGAAGGTCTCTCATTCCTCATACTCATCGTAATCGCCACCTTCATTGTTGCAGGGGGCCTGGCATCCCTGAGGATACTTATGGGTTTAGGTAAGAGGGTCCTCACAGTTGCAGGGAACATGGTGGCAGGCCTCATCCTTCTGCTTGCTGTGAACATACTGCCCTTCATAAACATTCCCCTCAACCCCCTCACGGTTCTTGTGGCGGGTTTCGGGGGGATAACCGGGGTCGGGATTCTCCTCCTGGGCAATATAATTGGGCTGATCTAA
- a CDS encoding monovalent cation/H+ antiporter subunit G (subunit G of antiporter complex involved in resistance to high concentrations of Na+, K+, Li+ and/or alkali) has protein sequence MYLVILKSAVLFISSILVILAALGILRFRDDIERVLYARIHILGIADVACILALLALGEPLLAATYFILVPFVSHAIANAHHYGEGD, from the coding sequence ATGTATCTGGTAATCCTGAAATCAGCGGTTCTCTTCATATCATCCATACTTGTGATACTCGCAGCCCTGGGGATACTCAGGTTCAGGGATGACATCGAGCGTGTCCTGTATGCCAGGATCCATATCCTGGGGATAGCCGACGTGGCATGCATACTCGCCCTCCTTGCACTTGGCGAGCCACTTCTCGCAGCCACCTACTTCATACTGGTGCCCTTCGTGTCCCATGCAATAGCCAACGCCCACCACTATGGGGAGGGAGATTAG